Proteins co-encoded in one Malus domestica chromosome 09, GDT2T_hap1 genomic window:
- the LOC103453623 gene encoding exportin-T-like yields MDDLEKAILILFDESGTVDSELKQKAKDYCDKIKEEKAICSVCIERLCLSSLVQVQFWCLQTLQEVIRVRYSSMSLDERFLIRKSVFWIACLGGFDDKSAVRVLEGPAFIKNKHAQVLVTLIYYEYPLIWSSVFVDFLSQLNKGAVVIDMFCRVLNALDEEVINLDHPRTPEELSVAARIKDAMRQQCVAQIVRAWYDIVSMYRNSDEELCASVLESMRRFISWIDIRLIVNDAFIPLLFELVLVDGVSEQLRSAAAGCLSAAVSKRMDPQAKLQLLQSLQMRQVFGLIAQDSDSELVSNVAALLTGYAVEVLECFKRLNSEDAKGISMELLNEVLPSVFYVMQNCELDSTFSIVQFLSGYVGTMKNLSPLRETQLGHVGQILEVIRSQIRYDPMYRENLDILDKIGKDEEDRMVEFRKDLFVLLRNVGRVAPDVTQIFIRNSLASAVGSSSDWNVEEVEAALSLFYAYGESINGEAIRTGSGLLGELVPMLLSTRFLCHSNRLVALVYLETVTRYMKFVQENTQYIHMVLAAFLDERGIHHPNANVSRRASYLFMRIVKLLRVKLVPFIENILQSLHDTVAGFTRIDYTSKELSGSEDGSHIFEAIGLLIGMEDVPPAKQSDYLSSLLTPLCQQVEVLLMNAKVLTPEEAPKKFANIQQIIVAINSLSKGFSERLVTASRPAIGLMFKQTLDVLLQVLVVFPNVETLRSKVTSFVHRMVDTLGASVFPYLPKALEQLLVDSEPKELVGLLLLLNQLICKFNTLFRDILDEVFPAITGRILNIIPVDTLPSGPGSNTEENRELQELQRTLYTFLHVITTHDLSSVFLSPKSRSYLQPIMQLLLLTSCKHKDFLVRKSCVQIFIRLIKDWCAMPNGEEKVPGFQSFIIETFSTNCCLYSLLDTSFEFRDANTLVLFGEIVLAQKVMYEKFGNDFLAHFVSKGFPAAHCPQDLAEKYCQQLQGSDIKALKSFYQSLIESLRHQQNGSLVVR; encoded by the exons ATGGATGATCTCGAAAAAGCAATACTTATATTGTTTGATGAGTCGGGCACCGTTGATTCTGAGCTGAAACAGAAGGCAAAAGATTACTGTGATAAAATCAAGGAGGAAAAAGCGATATGTAGTGTTTGTATTGAGAGGTTGTGTCTTTCGAGTTTAGTTCAAGTTCAGTTTTGGTGTTTGCAGACTCTACAAGAGGTTATTAGGGTCCGGTACTCGTCGATGAGTCTAGATGAGAGGTTTTTGATCAGAAAATCGGTGTTTTGGATTGCATGTCTAGGTGGGTTTGATGATAAGAGTGCTGTTAGGGTTTTAGAAGGTCCTGCATTTATAAAGAATAAACATGCGCAGGTTTTAGTGACTCTGATTTACTATGAGTACCCATTGATTTGGTCGTCAgtgtttgttgattttttgtCACAACTGAATAAAGGCGCAGTGGTGATTGATATGTTTTGCCGGGTTTTGAATGCTCTGGATGAGGAAGTGATTAATTTGGATCACCCTCGGACACCTGAGGAACTATCAGTGGCAGCGCGGATTAAGGATGCTATGAGGCAGCAGTGTGTAGCACAAATAGTTAGAGCCTGGTACGACATTGTGTCTATGTATAGGAACTCTGATGAAGAGCTTTGTGCTAGTGTATTAGAATCAATGAGGAGGTTTATCTCTTGGATTGATATTAGATTAATTGTGAATGATGCCTTTATCCCGTTATTGTTTGagttggttttggttgatgggGTCTCCGAACAACTTCGTAGTGCAGCAGCTGGATGTTTGTCAGCAGCAGTATCAAAAAGGATGGATCCACAGGCAAAACTACAGCTGTTGCAAAGTCTTCAAATGCGTCAGGTTTTTGGACTAATAGCTCAGGATAGTGACTCAGAGTTGGTTTCTAACGTAGCTGCATTGCTTACTGGGTATGCAGTTGAGGTTCTTGAGTGCTTTAAACGGTTGAATTCTGAGGATGCTAAGGGTATTTCAATGGAGCTTTTGAATGAAGTTTTGCCCTCTGTATTTTATGTGATGCAGAACTGTGAGTTGGACTCGACATTTAGCATTGTGCAATTTCTTTCAGGTTATGTTGGCACAATGAAGAATCTTTCCCCACTGAGGGAAACACAGCTGGGTCATGTGGGTCAGATTTTGGAAGTGATCCGTTCGCAGATCCGCTATGATCCTATGTACCGTGAAAATCTAGATATATTGGATAAAATTGGAAAAGATGAGGAAGATAGGATGGTGGAGTTTAGAAAGGATTTGTTTGTGCTGCTGCGTAATGTAGGTCGTGTAGCACCTGATGTCACTCAGATATTTATTAGAAACTCGTTGGCTAGTGCCGTTGGATCATCATCAGACTGGAATGTTGAAGAGGTGGAAGCTGCACTTTCACTTTTCTATGCATATGGTGAGTCAATAAATGGCGAGGCAATTCGAACTGGGAGTGGTCTATTGGGTGAATTGGTACCAATGCTTTTATCTACAAGGTTCCTTTGCCATTCAAATAGGCTAGTTGCACTTGTGTATCTAGAAACGGTAACAAGATACATGAAGTTTGTTCAGGAGAATACTCAATATATTCACATGGTTTTGGCTGCCTTTCTTGATGAAAGGGGTATACACCATCCAAATGCCAATGTGAGTAGAAGGGCGAGTTATCTGTTTATGAGGATTGTGAAATTGTTGAGAGTGAAGCTTGTTCCTTTCATAGAAAATATTTTGCAG AGTTTGCATGATACAGTTGCTGGGTTTACAAGAATTGATTATACATCAAAAGAGCTTTCGGGGTCTGAAGATGGTAGTCACATTTTTGAG GCAATTGGTTTATTGATTGGCATGGAAGATGTACCACCAGCAAAGCAATCTGATTATCTCTCTTCACTTCTCACTCCTCTTTGTCAACAG GTTGAAGTATTGCTCATGAATGCCAAAGTATTGACTCCAGAAGAGGCACCAAAAAAATTTGCTAATATTCAGCAGATAATCGTGGCGATTAATTCTCTCAGCAAG GGATTCAGCGAGCGTCTTGTGACTGCTAGTCGACCTGCAATTGGTCTCATGTTCAAGCAG ACATTAGATGTTCTCCTTCAAGTACTGGTTGTGTTTCCTAACGTAGAGACTTTGCGCAGTAAG GTAACATCATTTGTACACCGCATGGTGGACACTCTAGGAGCATCTGTGTTTCCTTACCTCCCAAAGGCCTTGGAGCAGTTGCTTGTGGATAGTGAG CCAAAGGAATTGGTTGGTTTGCTTCTGTTGCTTAATCAACTGATATGCAAGTTCAACACATTATTCCGTGACATACTGGATGAAGTATTTCCTGCTATTACTGGTAGGATATTAAATATTATTCCAGTAGACACACTCCCCTCAGGACCTGGATCTAATACTGAG GAAAATCGGGAATTGCAAGAACTTCAGCGAACATTGTATACATTTCTTCATGTGATAACCACACATGATCTATCTTCTGTATTCCTATCCCCCAAAAGTAGGAGCTACTTACAGCCAATTATGCAGTTGCTTTTGTTAACGTCTTGTAAGCACAAGGATTTTCTTGTAAGAAAG TCGTGCGTTCAGATATTTATTAGGCTGATTAAGGATTGGTGTGCGATGCCTAATGGTGAAGAAAAA GTACCTGGTTTCCAGAGTTTTATAATAGAGACCTTTTCTACAAACTGTTGTTTGTACAGCCTGCTGGACACCTCTTTCGAATTTCGTGATGCAAATACT CTCGTTTTGTTTGGAGAAATTGTACTTGCTCAGAAGGTTATGTATGAAAAGTTTGGCAATGATTTTCTAGCTCATTTCGTCTCAAAGGGTTTCCCAGCAGCACATTGCCCCCAAGATTTGGCTGAGAAATATTGCCAGCAGCTGCAG GGTAGTGATATAAAGGCATTGAAGTCATTCTACCAGTCACTTATTGAAAGTTTGAGACATCAGCAGAATGGGAGCCTTGTTGTCAGATAG